Proteins encoded in a region of the Rickettsia bellii RML369-C genome:
- a CDS encoding ATP-binding protein, producing the protein MERLYQKEVEEYLTNYGKLVFISGPRQVGKTTISKQSIKNNVNSVYLNWDYLEDRQQILNKHNETFEKLLLIKANNKPRIILDEIHKFKDWKNLVKGFYDKFGDSIEFIITGSAKLNIYKKGGDSLMGRYINLTVHPLSVAEISKNFSDNIEYIANPKNIRKDEFDALINFGGFAEVYLKGTTRFHRIWSKQRFEQLFREDVRNTEDINNIYTLELLATIINEQVGALTNYTNLANKVRASDQTIRRWLSLLEKHYYCFSIRPWAKNVVRSLIKEPKYYLWDWSQIKDSGAKFENLIASHLLKAVYFWNESGLGDFSLCYLRDKQKQEVDFVIIKDDKPWILVEAKVSDLSISPSLKYFHELLKPEFSFQVVQNKQAIDSSCFDKPGLWIVPAITFLSQLK; encoded by the coding sequence ATGGAAAGATTATATCAAAAAGAAGTAGAAGAATATTTAACTAATTATGGCAAATTAGTATTTATTAGTGGACCAAGACAAGTTGGAAAGACTACTATATCAAAACAATCTATTAAGAATAATGTTAATTCAGTTTATTTAAATTGGGATTATTTAGAAGATCGACAACAAATTTTAAATAAACACAACGAAACTTTTGAAAAATTGCTTTTAATTAAGGCTAATAATAAGCCAAGAATTATATTAGACGAAATCCATAAATTTAAAGATTGGAAAAATTTAGTAAAAGGATTTTACGATAAATTTGGTGATAGTATAGAATTTATTATCACTGGCAGTGCCAAACTAAATATATATAAAAAGGGTGGCGATAGTTTAATGGGTCGTTATATTAATTTAACAGTACACCCATTATCCGTAGCTGAAATTTCTAAAAATTTTAGTGATAACATTGAATATATCGCAAACCCTAAAAATATTAGAAAAGATGAGTTTGACGCGTTAATAAATTTTGGTGGGTTTGCAGAAGTCTACTTAAAAGGCACTACAAGATTTCATAGAATATGGAGTAAACAAAGATTTGAACAGCTATTTAGAGAAGATGTTAGAAATACTGAAGACATCAATAATATTTATACTTTAGAATTGCTCGCAACCATCATAAATGAACAAGTTGGAGCATTAACAAACTATACAAATTTAGCCAATAAAGTTAGAGCTTCTGACCAAACTATAAGAAGATGGCTCTCTTTATTAGAAAAACATTATTATTGTTTCTCTATAAGACCTTGGGCTAAAAATGTTGTACGAAGCTTAATAAAAGAACCTAAATATTATCTTTGGGACTGGTCACAGATCAAAGATTCAGGAGCAAAATTTGAAAATTTAATAGCATCTCATCTTTTAAAAGCTGTATATTTTTGGAATGAATCAGGACTTGGCGATTTTAGCTTATGTTATTTACGTGATAAACAAAAACAAGAAGTAGATTTTGTAATAATAAAAGATGATAAACCTTGGATTTTAGTAGAAGCTAAAGTAAGCGACTTATCTATTTCTCCAAGTTTAAAATATTTTCATGAATTACTTAAGCCTGAATTTAGTTTTCAAGTAGTTCAAAATAAACAAGCTATTGATAGCTCTTGTTTTGATAAACCAGGTTTATGGATAGTGCCAGCGATTACTTTTCTATCACAGCTTAAGTAG
- the dnaN gene encoding DNA polymerase III subunit beta — protein sequence MLKVIVETKTLVQALGFASSVVEKRNIISELANIKLLAKDGLLELSSTNMDLYLSQKIGVQVVSEGELTVSTKTLNDIVKKLPDSELTLTDLGTTGLEITGKNCRFNLFTLPVESFPVMDNINPEASFKISCAEFAKIIESTKFSVSLDETRYNLNGIYLHVKDSEFYAASTDGHRLSVSSVVLAEKIEDFGVILPQKSAEEILKIVKDSKNANADIEILLSSNKIKFICNENVIMLSKLIDGTFPDYSSFIPENSSSKLVINRKIFADTIERIAIITVEKFRAVKLSLSGEALEISAIGEARGNAKEVINSSKETENFYEYSGETNLDIGFNPQYLEDVLKAIKSDLVELYFSSVSAPVLIKFPESPKDIFVVMPVKV from the coding sequence ATGTTAAAGGTAATAGTTGAGACAAAAACATTAGTTCAAGCACTTGGTTTTGCAAGTTCTGTTGTTGAAAAACGTAATATAATATCCGAGCTTGCAAATATTAAATTATTGGCAAAGGATGGGCTGTTAGAGCTTAGCTCTACCAATATGGACTTATATTTAAGCCAAAAAATAGGAGTGCAAGTAGTAAGTGAGGGTGAGCTTACTGTCTCCACTAAAACTTTAAATGATATAGTGAAAAAGCTTCCTGATTCAGAGCTTACCCTAACTGATTTAGGTACTACAGGGCTTGAAATAACAGGAAAAAATTGTCGCTTTAATTTATTTACTCTGCCAGTAGAGTCTTTTCCTGTGATGGATAATATTAATCCAGAAGCTAGCTTTAAAATTTCTTGTGCCGAGTTTGCTAAAATAATCGAATCAACAAAATTTTCGGTTTCTTTAGATGAAACTCGTTATAATCTAAACGGCATTTATTTGCATGTAAAAGATAGCGAGTTTTATGCTGCAAGTACTGATGGGCATAGACTTTCTGTTTCATCTGTAGTGCTAGCTGAAAAAATAGAGGATTTCGGTGTTATATTGCCGCAAAAGAGTGCTGAAGAGATTTTAAAGATAGTAAAAGATTCTAAAAATGCAAATGCGGATATAGAAATACTTTTAAGTAGTAACAAAATTAAGTTCATATGCAATGAAAATGTTATTATGCTCTCAAAGCTGATTGATGGTACTTTCCCTGATTACAGTAGCTTTATTCCAGAAAATAGCAGCTCAAAACTAGTAATTAACCGCAAAATATTTGCCGATACTATCGAGCGAATAGCGATAATAACAGTTGAAAAGTTCAGAGCTGTGAAACTATCACTATCCGGTGAAGCTCTAGAGATCAGTGCAATAGGGGAAGCACGAGGAAATGCAAAAGAAGTTATTAATTCTTCAAAAGAGACAGAAAATTTTTACGAGTATAGCGGTGAAACTAATTTAGATATAGGTTTCAATCCGCAATATTTAGAAGATGTTCTAAAGGCTATAAAATCAGATTTAGTAGAGCTATATTTCTCAAGCGTTTCAGCTCCTGTACTTATTAAATTCCCTGAAAGCCCTAAGGATATATTTGTCGTCATGCCCGTTAAGGTATAG
- the pheS gene encoding phenylalanine--tRNA ligase subunit alpha, which yields MDNIETILRLAEEKILLVQSLKVLQEYKVEFLGKNGIVTNELKKLGSLSEQDRKEFGLKINKLKEEIQNIIKAKEEILEEEELNLKLSSDKIDLSLPARRYKQGSIHPITQCMEELIQVFAKFGFSIEDGPNIENDFHNFTALNFEDDHPARQMHDTFYLKGQENDKPMLLRTHTSTVQIRAMKNGKPPFRFIAPGRTYRSDSDMTHTPMFHQIEGLVIDKDINMGHLKYVITEFIRCFFENSNIELRFRPSFFPFTEPSAEVDIRMSKTDKWLEVLGCGMVHPNVLKNVGIDNSQYQGFAFGLGVERFAMLKYNIKDLRQFFEGDMRWLKHYSFSSFDIPNLAGGLTK from the coding sequence GCTAGCGGAAGAGAAGATTTTGTTAGTTCAAAGTCTAAAAGTTTTACAAGAATATAAAGTAGAGTTTTTAGGTAAAAACGGCATAGTTACTAACGAGCTTAAAAAATTAGGTTCTTTAAGTGAGCAGGATCGCAAAGAATTTGGCTTAAAAATCAATAAGTTAAAAGAAGAAATACAGAATATAATAAAAGCCAAAGAAGAAATTCTGGAAGAAGAGGAATTAAACCTTAAGCTCTCTAGCGATAAAATTGATTTAAGCTTACCAGCAAGAAGATATAAGCAAGGTTCAATTCACCCAATCACTCAATGCATGGAAGAATTAATTCAAGTATTTGCTAAATTTGGTTTCTCGATAGAAGATGGTCCAAACATTGAAAATGATTTCCATAATTTTACTGCTCTTAATTTTGAGGATGACCATCCTGCAAGGCAAATGCATGATACTTTTTATTTAAAAGGTCAAGAAAACGATAAGCCTATGTTACTTCGTACTCATACCTCCACAGTGCAAATTAGAGCAATGAAAAATGGCAAACCGCCTTTTAGGTTTATAGCCCCAGGTAGGACTTATAGATCGGATTCTGACATGACTCATACACCGATGTTTCACCAAATAGAGGGGCTTGTTATCGATAAAGATATTAATATGGGACATTTAAAATATGTCATCACAGAGTTTATAAGATGCTTTTTTGAAAACTCGAATATTGAACTACGTTTTAGACCAAGCTTTTTCCCATTTACTGAACCTTCAGCCGAAGTTGATATCCGGATGAGCAAAACCGATAAATGGCTTGAGGTTTTGGGCTGCGGGATGGTTCATCCGAACGTGCTTAAAAATGTCGGCATTGATAATAGCCAGTACCAAGGCTTTGCTTTCGGACTTGGAGTAGAGCGTTTTGCAATGCTGAAATATAATATTAAAGATTTAAGACAATTTTTTGAAGGTGATATGCGTTGGCTGAAACATTATAGCTTCTCAAGCTTTGATATACCAAATTTAGCAGGAGGGCTTACGAAATGA
- the pheT gene encoding phenylalanine--tRNA ligase subunit beta has translation MKFTLSWLKQFLDTSASVTEIAESLTAIGLEVEEIIDKAADLQKFEVAYIVSTKPHPSADKLKICEVETKNGNLQIVCGASNARAGIKVVLANIGVEIPNGKFKIKESNIRGEKSCGMLCSEEELFLASESEGIIELPEDAVVGEPFTKYYGLDDPVFVINVTPNRGDALSVYGIARDLSAKGIGTLKELEIPAVKSTFSSKVKLNIKDKEACPLFTFREIRNLKNKPSPDWLQKLLKNIGVKPISSIVDVTNYMSYSFGQPMHAYDADKIGGGIVVDRHCEENVIPRLDCGISGEESVIQDPVVKPRDDNRGFHALNDKKYLLNKSDLVIKDENGVQALAGIIGGISSSCDSNTMNILLEAACFNAKMVAASGRRLQIDTDSRYRFERNIDRNFTEKALNIATDLILSICDGGEVSEILISGEKEPAKKTLDFPAGYLEKITGIKLTILLHNEANKGEFVGNTEHSIAAYKEVREDASTGLTPKLPLEASYVKGLNIKGIEAILNKLGFATDTEKDVIKITPPSWRHDINILEDVVEEITRIYGYDKIESIKLPELEQDNNRLREHKRISSFKRILASKGYDEVVTNSFMNSKDAKLFTELKDELFLLNPISVEDNYMRPTIVPNLLDIVRKNLARSIKDMAFFEVGPNFIGLNTEATYLTAILTGSYNSKNPHSIGRSYDIFDLKSDLETVFDYAGLSIEKCIVSNQATPLYYHPTRSVNLALGKNLLGHFGQIHPKILKHYDIKEEVFAFELNITNLPAPKAKFGKRDEFIISDYQANFRDYAFIIARDQPVGEIISYINNFNKKLVKSVILFDIYSGDKLPSGKKSIAIRVGLQADDRTLNEDDLNSFSKDLIANIEQKFQGTLRE, from the coding sequence ATGAAATTTACCTTATCATGGTTAAAACAGTTTTTAGATACATCAGCTTCGGTTACTGAAATTGCCGAAAGCCTAACCGCCATTGGGCTTGAAGTAGAAGAAATAATTGACAAAGCGGCAGATTTACAAAAATTTGAAGTAGCCTATATAGTAAGCACTAAACCCCACCCGTCAGCCGATAAATTAAAGATTTGTGAAGTTGAAACTAAGAACGGCAATTTGCAAATAGTTTGTGGTGCAAGCAATGCAAGAGCTGGTATTAAAGTAGTGCTGGCTAATATCGGCGTAGAAATCCCAAACGGCAAATTCAAGATTAAGGAATCTAACATTAGAGGGGAAAAAAGTTGCGGTATGCTTTGTTCTGAAGAAGAGTTATTCTTAGCTTCTGAATCGGAAGGGATCATAGAATTACCTGAAGATGCTGTTGTCGGTGAACCTTTCACCAAATATTACGGTTTAGATGATCCGGTATTTGTTATTAATGTTACCCCTAATCGTGGGGATGCACTATCGGTTTACGGCATTGCAAGAGATTTATCGGCAAAAGGAATCGGAACGCTTAAAGAGTTAGAAATTCCTGCGGTAAAAAGTACATTTAGCTCTAAAGTAAAGCTTAATATAAAAGATAAAGAAGCTTGCCCGTTATTTACGTTCAGAGAAATACGAAATTTAAAAAATAAACCAAGTCCTGACTGGCTTCAGAAATTGCTTAAAAATATTGGTGTAAAGCCTATATCAAGCATAGTTGATGTGACAAATTATATGTCCTATAGCTTCGGTCAACCAATGCATGCTTACGATGCGGATAAGATAGGGGGGGGGATTGTTGTAGATCGTCATTGCGAGGAAAATGTCATCCCGCGGCTTGACTGCGGGATCTCAGGAGAAGAATCTGTTATACAAGATCCCGTGGTCAAGCCACGGGATGACAATAGGGGATTTCACGCCTTGAACGATAAAAAATATCTACTTAATAAAAGTGATCTAGTTATAAAAGATGAAAATGGCGTGCAAGCTTTAGCTGGTATTATTGGCGGGATTAGTAGTAGCTGCGATAGTAATACGATGAATATATTGCTAGAAGCTGCTTGTTTTAATGCTAAGATGGTTGCAGCGAGCGGTAGGCGGCTACAAATCGATACTGACTCTAGATATCGCTTTGAGCGTAATATTGATAGAAACTTTACCGAAAAAGCTTTAAATATAGCAACTGATCTTATTTTATCAATATGTGATGGTGGTGAAGTATCAGAAATACTAATATCTGGGGAAAAAGAACCTGCAAAAAAAACGTTGGATTTTCCAGCAGGTTATCTAGAAAAAATCACTGGAATTAAATTAACCATTTTACTACATAACGAAGCTAATAAAGGAGAATTTGTAGGAAACACGGAACACAGCATCGCAGCGTACAAAGAAGTACGTGAGGATGCGAGTACCGGATTGACACCCAAATTACCTTTAGAAGCAAGTTATGTCAAAGGGTTAAATATCAAAGGGATAGAAGCTATATTAAATAAACTTGGATTTGCTACCGATACCGAAAAAGATGTAATAAAAATAACTCCTCCATCATGGCGTCATGATATAAATATTTTAGAGGATGTTGTAGAAGAAATAACCCGTATTTATGGTTATGATAAGATAGAGAGCATAAAACTACCGGAATTAGAGCAGGATAATAACCGTTTAAGAGAACATAAAAGAATCTCAAGCTTTAAAAGGATACTTGCAAGTAAAGGTTATGACGAGGTAGTTACCAACTCGTTTATGAATAGCAAGGATGCTAAGTTATTTACCGAGCTAAAAGATGAGCTATTTTTGCTCAATCCTATAAGCGTTGAGGATAATTATATGCGTCCTACTATCGTGCCGAATTTACTTGATATAGTTCGAAAAAATCTTGCACGTTCTATAAAAGATATGGCTTTTTTTGAAGTTGGTCCAAATTTTATAGGGTTAAATACGGAAGCAACCTATTTAACGGCAATTTTAACTGGTTCATATAATAGTAAAAATCCTCACTCGATAGGGCGTAGCTATGATATTTTTGACCTTAAAAGTGATCTAGAAACTGTTTTTGATTATGCCGGTTTATCTATAGAGAAGTGTATTGTATCAAATCAGGCTACACCTTTGTATTATCATCCGACTAGGTCAGTAAATCTAGCTCTAGGAAAAAATCTACTAGGTCACTTTGGGCAGATACATCCTAAAATATTAAAGCATTATGATATTAAAGAGGAAGTGTTTGCGTTTGAGCTAAATATAACAAATTTACCTGCACCTAAAGCTAAATTTGGCAAGAGAGACGAGTTTATAATATCTGATTACCAAGCTAATTTTAGAGATTACGCATTTATTATAGCTCGTGATCAACCAGTTGGTGAAATAATATCATACATAAATAATTTTAATAAAAAGCTTGTCAAATCAGTTATATTATTTGATATTTATAGCGGTGATAAATTACCTTCAGGTAAAAAGTCTATTGCAATTAGAGTAGGGCTTCAAGCTGATGATCGCACTTTAAATGAAGATGATTTAAATTCATTCAGCAAAGATTTAATTGCTAATATTGAACAGAAATTTCAAGGAACATTAAGAGAATAA